A window of Variovorax paradoxus genomic DNA:
GGCATGTGTCGTGACGGATCGGACGCTTCTTTTCTTCGCGTACCGCTACCCATCGCCGCATGAGTTCTTCGCCCCCGTTCCAGCTGGCCCGACGTGCCCAGCGCATCCAGCCGTCGATCATTCGCGAGATCCTCAATCTCGCCGCCCGTCCGGGCGTGATCTCCCTGGCGGGTGGTTTGCCGTCGCCCGATGCATTCCCCCTGGATACGGTCCGCGAGGCGACGCAGCACGTGCTGCGGCAGACACCGCGTGAAGCATTGCAGTACGCGTCGACCGAGGGCTTTGCGCCGTTGCGCGATTGGGTGGCGCAGGATCTGGCGTCGCAGGGCCTGCGCGTCGGTGCGGGTGACGTGCTGATCACCAGCGGTTCGCAGCAGGGCCTGGACCTCGTCGGAAAGGTGCTGCTCGATCCCGGCAGCGTGGTCGCGGTCGAGTCGCCGACCTACGTGGGCGCGCTGCAGGCATTCAACCCGTACGAGGCCGACTACCTCGGCATCGCCAACGACGACGAAGGCCCGCTGCCCGATGCGCTGGCGCAAGCGGGCGGCGCACGCTTTCTGTACGTGGTGCCGAATTTCCAGAATCCCACCGGTCGCACCATCGGCGCCGCGCGGCGCGTGCAACTGGCCGAGCAGGCACATCGCATGGGCCTGCCGCTGGTCGAAGACAACCCCTATGGCGACCTGTGGTTCGACGCGCCCGCGCCTGCGTCGCTGGCCTCGCACTGGCAAGAGGGCAGTGTCTACCTCGGCTCGTTCTCGAAGGTGCTCGCGCCGGGCCTGCGGCTGGGCTACATGGTGGCGCCTGCCTCGCTGATGCCCAAGCTGGTTCAGGCCAAGCAGGCGGCAGACCTGCACACGCCGATCTTCAACCAGCAGGTGGTCCACCAGATCGTGCGCGACGGGTTTCTGGCCGCGCATGTTCCCGTGATCCGCGATCGCTATCGCGCCCACCGCGATGCCATGCAGGCCGCGCTGCTGCGCCACTTGCCCGCGGGCTGCCACTGGCGCATTCCCGCCGGCGGCATGTTCTTCTGGGTCGAAGTGCCCGAAGGCGTCGATGCCATGGCGCTGCTGCCGCATGCCGTGGAGCTTGGCGTGGCGTACGTGCCCGGCTTCGCGTTCTTCGCGGACCGATCGCGCCGCAACCTGCTGCGCCTGTCTTTCGTGACCGCGCCGCCCGCCCAGATCGATCGGGGCATCGAATTGCTGGCGCAGGCGCTGAACACGGCACTCGACCAGCCGACAACAAGAAAAGGAGACCACCCATGATGAAACGCCGCCACTTCTCCATGTCGCTCGCGCTCGCGGCGGCGACCTCGCCCGTGCCTTCCGTGTGGGCGCAGGACACCACACCCACGCGCATCCTGGTGGGCTTTCCGCCCGGGGGCGGCGTGGACGCGGTGGCGCGCCTGCTGGCGGACAAGCTGCGGGTTTCGCTGAACACCAATGTGCTGGTGGACAACCGGCCCGGCGCGGCCGGGCGCATTGCGCTGAGCGAGCTGAAGCGTTCGCGGCCCGACGGGCGCACGCTGGCCATCGCGCCGGGCGGCGCGCTGACCATCCTGCCGTGGCTCTACCCGGCCAGCCTGGGCTACGACCCGGTCAAGGACTTCACGCCGGTCTCGCGCCTGACCACGCTGGACCTTGCCATGTCCGTCGGGCCGGCCGTGCCGCCTGGCGACGTGAAGGCGATGTTCGCGTGGATGAAGGCCAACCCCGCGAAGGCCTCCTATGCAACGTCCGGCGCGGGCTCGGTGCCGCATTTCGCGGGGCTGGTGATCGCGCAGGCGACCGGCGTTCCGCTGCTCCATGTGCCCTACCGGGGCGGCGCGCCGGCCATCCAGGACCTGATTGGCGGACAGGTGCCGCTGATGATCGACAGCCCGGCCGAAGTGGTGGAGATGCACCGCAACGGCAAGCTGCGCGTTCTGGCCGTGACCGGCGCCCAGCGCACGCCCGCCCTGCCCGACGTGCCGACGCTGCGCGAATCGGGCATCGATGTGGTGGTCGACAACTTCTTCGGCCTCTATGGGCCCGCGAACATGCCGGCCGCCGCCACCGAGCGCATCGACAAGGCCGTGGCGCAGGCGCTCGCATCGCAGGACGTGCGCGACAAGCTCCTGAACCTCGCGATGGTGGCCGACCACGGCAGCCCGCAGTTGCTCGCGAGCACGCAAGCCTCCCAGTACAAGCGCTGGGAAGACCCCATCAAACGCTCCGGCTTCAAGGCCGAATGAAGAGACAACGCACCACACCATGACAGACATCAGCACAACCACCGGCACGCCCGCTCCTCTCAGGGTCAATCCCCCGCCGCACCCGAACCCCAGCCGGCCCGCCTACCG
This region includes:
- a CDS encoding PLP-dependent aminotransferase family protein, encoding MSSSPPFQLARRAQRIQPSIIREILNLAARPGVISLAGGLPSPDAFPLDTVREATQHVLRQTPREALQYASTEGFAPLRDWVAQDLASQGLRVGAGDVLITSGSQQGLDLVGKVLLDPGSVVAVESPTYVGALQAFNPYEADYLGIANDDEGPLPDALAQAGGARFLYVVPNFQNPTGRTIGAARRVQLAEQAHRMGLPLVEDNPYGDLWFDAPAPASLASHWQEGSVYLGSFSKVLAPGLRLGYMVAPASLMPKLVQAKQAADLHTPIFNQQVVHQIVRDGFLAAHVPVIRDRYRAHRDAMQAALLRHLPAGCHWRIPAGGMFFWVEVPEGVDAMALLPHAVELGVAYVPGFAFFADRSRRNLLRLSFVTAPPAQIDRGIELLAQALNTALDQPTTRKGDHP
- a CDS encoding Bug family tripartite tricarboxylate transporter substrate binding protein, whose protein sequence is MMKRRHFSMSLALAAATSPVPSVWAQDTTPTRILVGFPPGGGVDAVARLLADKLRVSLNTNVLVDNRPGAAGRIALSELKRSRPDGRTLAIAPGGALTILPWLYPASLGYDPVKDFTPVSRLTTLDLAMSVGPAVPPGDVKAMFAWMKANPAKASYATSGAGSVPHFAGLVIAQATGVPLLHVPYRGGAPAIQDLIGGQVPLMIDSPAEVVEMHRNGKLRVLAVTGAQRTPALPDVPTLRESGIDVVVDNFFGLYGPANMPAAATERIDKAVAQALASQDVRDKLLNLAMVADHGSPQLLASTQASQYKRWEDPIKRSGFKAE